The Vigna unguiculata cultivar IT97K-499-35 chromosome 6, ASM411807v1, whole genome shotgun sequence genome contains a region encoding:
- the LOC114186943 gene encoding uncharacterized protein LOC114186943, with amino-acid sequence MAKGRKLTTSRSERFLGTYDYSNSRGSAAVDPSEFREEDIWSTGDDSGEPEWEPHVSSGSNGGNYRRRIPRETQDHRRVGGLSLAFEAPASGSSQRIVHQFRAREEMAATPRGRHVATSLPVNVPDWSKILRVDSVESMNDEEEDDESEMEPPHEYLARSQKMVANSVFEGVGRTLKGRDLSRVRDAVWSQTGFDG; translated from the coding sequence ATGGCTAAAGGTCGCAAACTAACCACCAGCCGGAGTGAACGTTTCCTGGGAACCTACGACTACTCCAACAGCCGCGGCTCCGCTGCCGTGGACCCGTCGGAGTTTCGTGAGGAGGATATCTGGAGCACCGGAGATGACTCCGGCGAGCCCGAGTGGGAGCCACACGTGTCTTCCGGAAGCAACGGCGGGAACTACAGGCGGCGGATTCCACGCGAAACGCAGGACCACCGGCGCGTGGGAGGTCTGTCGTTAGCGTTTGAAGCCCCGGCGAGTGGCTCGTCGCAGAGGATCGTGCATCAGTTCCGCGCGCGTGAAGAGATGGCAGCGACACCTCGCGGACGCCACGTGGCGACATCGTTGCCGGTGAACGTGCCCGACTGGAGCAAGATTCTCCGAGTGGACTCGGTCGAGTCGATGAACGATGAGGAGGAAGATGACGAGTCGGAGATGGAGCCACCGCATGAGTACTTGGCGCGTAGCCAAAAGATGGTGGCGAATTCGGTGTTTGAAGGCGTGGGCCGCACGTTGAAGGGCCGTGACTTGAGCCGGGTTCGTGACGCGGTCTGGAGCCAGACCGGGTTCGATGGGTGA